The sequence GATTGGTCGAGCAGGAACCGGCGAACTATCCGAAGTTCATCGATCTCGTCGAACTGTATATCAAATCCGGCGATCTCGTTTCGGGAGCGCGAATTCTGTCGATGTCGTCGGAACATCTTCTCGTCGGCGGAAAACATGAGGAGTTTCGGCGCTGGGCGAACGAGATCGTCGCCCGCGATCCTGAACAGATCGACGCCCTTCGTCTGCTCGTCCGTTATCACGGTTGGCAGCGTGACGAAAGTGAGCTCCGTCGGGCACTCGAGCGACTCGCCGAGATCGCGCGCCTGCACCAGCAGGTCGATGACGAAAAATACGCGTTGAGTCAGCTGGTTTTAATAGTTCCCCACGAGATCGGTTACGCGAAACGCTTGCAGGAGATCAAGATCGAACTCGGCGATTTCCCGATGTCGGACCCGCCTGAACCGATACTGGCTCCGGTACGCCAACCTGCGCCGCAGTTTTCGAACTTCCATATCGGGGACGACTTTGAACCCGAAGGCAACCGTGTGCCGCTTGACGAATTCAGGGACATCAACGACAGTCCGCGATTCGCGGCCGACGCGGAAATGAGTTTCGCCGGAACGAACGGAACTTCAAACGGGTACGCAGCGATTTCCGAAGACGCGTCGGTGATCGTTCCTGAATCGGATATCGTTCCCGAGTTCGGCGATGTTGAGCTTGACGATTCGCCCAGCGAAACATCCGAAGTCGGCAAACCGGTTGAAACGACAACCGAATTGAGTCCGGCGGCCGAAATGCGGCTTTCACAAGAGCTTGAAAGCGTCGAGTTCTACATCGGGCAAGGCTATATGGAACTTGCCGACCGTTCGATTACCGCGCTTGAAGATGAATTCGGGAATCGTCCGGAATTTGATGACCTACGCGCTCGGATCGCGCAAACCGAGCCCGAGACCGAAACCCAACAATGGCCCGATGACGTTTCGATCGAATCGGAGATGCCGGCGGTCGCGGTCGTCGATGAGACTCCCGCAATACCCGTCAAGCCGGAAACACGGAGGATTCCCGTGGTCGAGCCGACACCGGTCTTCGGGGCGAATGCTTCGGGAAATTTTCTGGACGAATTTCGTAGCGAACTCGGTCTTGACGAGCCGAAAGTTGCGGTTGACGACGATTTCGACACGATCTTTCACACGGCGACGGCGTATCGGGAAATGGGACTTCTCGAAGACTCGATTCGGGGATTTCAGGACGCCGTGAACCGCGTCCGCCCGGACGACGGCTCGCGACGCTTCTTCCAATGCTGCAATCTCCTCGGACTGTGTTTTATGGAGAAGCAAATGCCGAACCTCGCGATAATGTGGTACAAGCGCTCGCTCGAAACGCCGGGTCTGACTTCCCAGGAAAATCACGCGATGCTCTACGAATTGGGCAACGGCTACGCATTCGCCGGCGATCAATC is a genomic window of Acidobacteriota bacterium containing:
- a CDS encoding tetratricopeptide repeat protein is translated as MSFDKTKSMRNAERFLSQGKIRAAISEYQRIVESDPKDFSTLNILGDLYAKGNETEDAVKCFKQVAEHYNKQGFAQKAIAIYNKFLRLDPHSPEVLEKLAQLHQSRGSNAEARNHYAALADQYQKQGKKAEALEIWKQIAKLDPNNTEVYLKVAEFCLQNGQKDEAAKAYTEAGIRLAASEQMESALTAFSRALEIRQYDLAALNGYVKAQIKLGYADDAARRLEKILEQSPYNREILYLLVDCHLESGNLTLAEESVIRLVEQEPANYPKFIDLVELYIKSGDLVSGARILSMSSEHLLVGGKHEEFRRWANEIVARDPEQIDALRLLVRYHGWQRDESELRRALERLAEIARLHQQVDDEKYALSQLVLIVPHEIGYAKRLQEIKIELGDFPMSDPPEPILAPVRQPAPQFSNFHIGDDFEPEGNRVPLDEFRDINDSPRFAADAEMSFAGTNGTSNGYAAISEDASVIVPESDIVPEFGDVELDDSPSETSEVGKPVETTTELSPAAEMRLSQELESVEFYIGQGYMELADRSITALEDEFGNRPEFDDLRARIAQTEPETETQQWPDDVSIESEMPAVAVVDETPAIPVKPETRRIPVVEPTPVFGANASGNFLDEFRSELGLDEPKVAVDDDFDTIFHTATAYREMGLLEDSIRGFQDAVNRVRPDDGSRRFFQCCNLLGLCFMEKQMPNLAIMWYKRSLETPGLTSQENHAMLYELGNGYAFAGDQSKAIECFEQIYAVDVDYRDVSKRLEALHTPSPA